Part of the Sorghum bicolor cultivar BTx623 chromosome 1, Sorghum_bicolor_NCBIv3, whole genome shotgun sequence genome, AGAGTGCAGTCATCATCTAAATCCATCGACCAACTCTAAAACcttgggagatgttttataatgGTTGGAAAAATACCATGGTACCTCCAGATACTTTCATCTTTTTCTAATTAAACGAGAAATATATTGCAGGGTATTTTAGTAATTAAGGATGTGCCCTTCTAAAATTAGACATAGTGTGCCGATCACCGTATGCCTAGCCCAATATAGACCTACCCTCAACGCATCCTTCTATCGCTGACTGGCGGCATCCTCGGAGACCAAGCACAGCCCTGCTACCATCGGTCCGCCTACCCGGCTGCCAGCGCCTGCCGTGATCGTGCCACACCGTCCATTGTGCTCTGGAGCCCTAGTCGCCCCATCCCTCTCTAGCAACCACACCGATGCCACGCTCCGTAGCCACGCCCACGCCCCCACACCCGCTGGGGCTGTGCTCAATTGTTGTCGCACCGGCTGGGccgcgcccgcccgcccgccgtcATGCTCCAGAGCCGTGGGTCGTGCCAGGCCATGGCCGCACCTGCCACGAAGAGGCTGCTGGTCGATAGAGAGGCAACCCTAGGCCTAGCCCAACAACTTTATCGGTTCATATAGAAAAAAAAgacatagaaaatctaatttttgccCTTGAATGAATGCACTAAAATGACCAAATTACTCCTTTTTGAAAAATAAatggaaaataaaaaatagatatGGTCCCACATATTTTGATACCGGCCCCACCATAATCTGATACTATCTCCACCTATTTGGTACCTCCAGGTACTTTCAGTTTGATTCTTCCTATTTTTTCACCGTTCAATCTCGGCCAATTGATGGTCCATATTTTTTTTCCAACCATTGTAAAATTTCTCAAACCACCTTGGACATGCCATAAAATTCAAAAATCTAGAATATAACAAAACATATATAAGTTGTTGCAAGAACATCAGCGAATGAATTGTTGGATATTGCATAGGCTACAATTTTTGCGCCAACCCTTGATCTATTAAGTTGGATACCTAATTTTCTCTCCGTGGCCATCGACAATGAGGATGACCCAATTTTCTCACAAGAAGTTCCCAATATCACACTCTGCCTTATGTCGACCACAAATTGATCTTTTACCAATGAAATCGATGCCTGCAACGATGATCTCATCATGGCCATCATCGATGTCATTGTAGGTAACAAAATCTAGTGCCACTAGGTAACAAAATCATGGCCATCATCGATGTCATTTCTTTGGCCAAGGTGCAATAGAGTGCATGGTccgatttaggatagatagttgtGCTATTAAGAGGGGAGCTTAAAAGAGTTGACTGTTATCTAGTGTCACTAGGTTTGAACTAACTTTGCATATGCATATTGGACCTAGTGAcgaggtgaggaagcaagtgaAAATGCTTTCAAAAAAGTAAGTCAGTGCGTTGTATCAAGTTGGAACACATTTGAAGTCTGTGTATTTGAAAAGCATTTGAGAGAACTTTGCAAATGCATATTGAGAGGAGGGATGTTCTTAGGATAAATAAACCACGTAAGCCATCACTTGATAGGGAAATTGAGTCTATGTAAACCATCACTTGATACTTGATAGGGAAATTGAGATTTGAAATTTGTGCGAATTGAGCATGAATCTTCTTTGAGAAACCCATACAGGGTTCGAACCCATGACCTTTGGTGTTGGACATATATCCCCTAGCCACTTCATCCATATGTCACTTGTCTTCTTATCTTCATCCAAATTTAAATGAGCATTTAGGGTCCAAaacaattcaaataaaaaagttgacaACTATAGAGTtgtataacttttcaagatctacaactttgcttttggttgTTTTGTTCATCTAAGGTTGCTTTgagaattttgaatttcaaatgtgAGAAATTTAAATGTAATTGCCTTGTATAGATTATTCAAAATGAAAAAGtggtcaactataaagttgtataaCTCTTCGACATCTAGtcatctacaactttgattttgatTGTTTCTTCATTTGAGAttgtttgaaaaattcaaattctattgtgCTGCTCAAAGGTAGCTTACTCTATTTCTAGCCAcctttaaaaatcaatttgtagAGGTAAGTGAAAATAGAGTCGCCTTTTAAAAAAATAAGGGGTATTTGTAGAGACAGCTGAATTATAAATATCATGAATTTTATTAATTTAAAGGTAACACTTGTTTACTATACATGGAGTCATTTGTTAGTTTATTATTTGGATTGTCATATGTCACTCAACCACAAAAAGATCCTGAAGAGGAGGTGCAGATGACATTCTCCAGGGGCGGTCGAGATTAGCACAAGTTGGTCAAGAGGATGACACTTCATGTTAATTTGAACATTCCCTCACAGCCACCTCCGGCCTAAAACAGGTAAAATAGCGACTCTCTttacaaatatatttctaaagaCGACTCTTTTCGGGTGGCATTCTGAGAGAAAAGCCTCGTTGCTGAATATTAATTCTGTAGTAGCGAGAAGACTAGGTGGAGCGTTATCCTGCACCACTGTGCTCTGTGCTTGCGTCCGGCTGCACATAGGTCCAAGTTTCCTGCCCGGGCCGTTGTGGCAGCGACACGATCGACAGTTTCCCCGCGTCACAAAATAATAACTGAATGCTCTCTCGTTAGATAAACAATCCCGATCAAGTACAGATCGCAGTTGACGAGATGCAAGTCTCTGATCTGACACTAATGTAATCCACCAAATCATAGAATACATGGTGGCCGGTAAACTGAACATGCTCAATAATCGAGGTCGAGGGTAAGATGTTCAAGGCATCGATGAGAAAGTCAGACGCGCAGTTGTGTCTCTCTCATGGTCTACGGTTTACACCATTCACATTTGCATGTGGAAGTTGTAACTACTTATATGGTATTTTCACCAATATATAGAAAACTTATATGGTATTTTCACTACAACCCAATGAAGTTAGGCCGGCGGCACATGCTAGTGAGGAAATGATTTTCAGGAGAGGTCAAAAGCGGTTTTGAAGAGCGTTTTCTTTGAACTAACACTAAGCCATCGATCGCAAATTAAAAGATGCAACCTTTTATTAATTTGTTATCAAACCATGTTTTGTTTCTTGTTCTCTAAGTTGCCCAGCCAATCAGGAGCGGATCTATAGTAGCAGCATGAGGGTACAATTGTCCCCCAAAAATTTCTTGAAAAACATATATATACCCTTTAATAACATATCTATAATACATTGTTATATACAGTTGCTAGTCTACTCACCTCGTATAACCGTCTCAACACTCTACATTCATCTATTTTATCATCATTTAGTGATCTAATTATGTTATATCCATATTGATGAACTATATCGTTTTCGTCCATAGCCCACCGCAGCCAATAGACCCAGGCCAACTACTGTATGGAAGCATACATTTGATGCATGATTATTTCCATGCATGATTCAGAGATTGATGTCCAGGCCGGTGTCGTAGTCATCATCAACCCGATCGTTGGTTTTCAGTTGCTTGTTGGCGTACGAATCTCTTGATTGCTAGCTAGCGCAGCACCCTCAGATGTcaatctaattaatctatagttAGATCTATTCGTCTAGTTTGCAACTTTAATTTGCATCCCGATCCGAATTCTGGTTAAGCCGCAGCACCGCAGCTCTAGTAGCAGTGTAGGGCCCACTTTCACCGATTTTGTGGTCCGCTGTCCGCTGATAACTGCCAGAGAGGTTAGTTGAGAATCATTGGCATTTTGTCAGCCACCGCACCGGCGTACGGTACGAGCTGAGCCCGCGTACTATCCCTAACCCTGCATGTGCGCTACTACTACTCTCCAAGATGTGTGTTTCTTTTGTAATGGCTGACTGGCTCGCGGACCGAGTACTCCATACTCCATTCCAACATGATTAGCTCGGTACGGTGGCCATGTGACCCTATACCTCTAAACACGGCACGTCCGATGTGGCGCGACGACTATTGATGCCGCCAACTGCTCAATACTCTAGATTGTGTGTTTGGTGCTAGCTAGCTTGCCCGCCTATAAGTACACAGGCGATCTCGGCCCTTTCCACCATCAAAACACAAGCAGCTAGCCAGCAAACGCACATACTACAAGGTTTCTTGTTAGCTTCTGCCGCTGGTACTACATTGTGTGACGCGATCGAGCTGAGATAATGGCCGCCGCCGGAGCAGCTGCACTTCTTGCCCTCCTCGCCGCGCTTGTTGTCGTCGTCACGCATTCCGGCGCAAGCGCACTGCCGGCGGTGGTGAACAACCACACCTCCGCCGCCCGCCAACTCCGCGGTCGTTCCGGCGGCTGGCAGATGGCCAAGGCCACCTGGTACGGCGCGCCCTACGGCGCCGGCCCCGACGACAacggtacgtacgtacgtagtaGTGTGTCAGTTTCCGCCATGCATCGTCGTCGGTGTGCGCCGCCAATGCTAGCTGTCGTGCTGACATTTCGGATTTTGCCAATGTGCCGTGGCTGACATTGTGCTGTCCTTGCACCGACGATCGGTGTTTCTCTGCAGGCGGCGCGTGCGGGTTCAAGAACACCAACCAGTACCCGTTCATGTCCATGACGTCGTGCGGCAACCAGCCCTTGTTCCAGGACGGCCAGGGCTGCGGCGCATGCTACCAGGTACTACTCCAATCAACTTGCTGTTTATATTACCCGTCCACTTGTCCGCTTCATTTAATTCAAATCGGTCAACTGTATTAGTAGCTAGCTAGCAGAGTGTATCTTTTTTCCCCTCGAATCGAAGTTAATAGCGACAATTTTTAATTTGGTGCGTATGTATCAGTGCCCACGCTAGTGGAATTGTTGAGGTCAAACGGAAGCATCTTTTCACGTTCTCTTACTTTTGATCTAAATAACAATACAGATCAGGTGCACCGCTAAAAACAACCCAGCCTGCTCCGGCGAGGTGAAGACGGTGATGATCACGGACATGAACTACTACCCGGTGGCGAGGTACCACTTCGACCTGAGCGGCACGGCGTTCGGGTCCATGGCGAGGCCGGGGCTCAACGACAAGCTCCGGCACGCGGGCATCATCGACATCCAGTTCAGGAGGGTGGCCTGCAACAACCGGGGGCTCACCGTCAACTTCCACGTGCAGGCCGGCTCCAACCCCAACTACCTGGCGGTGCTGGTGGAGTACGCCAACAAGGCCGGCACCGTGGTGCAGATGGACGCCATGGAGGCCAACTCCGGCCACTGGATGCCCATGCGCCGCTCCTGGGGGTCCGtctggcggctcgactcctacCGCGCGCTCAGGGGCCCCTTCTCCATGCGCATCCGCAGCGAGAACGGCAGGACGCTGGTGGCCAACAATGTCATCCCGGCAAACTGGAGGGCCAACACCGACTACCGCTCCTACGTCCAGTTCACTTAAGCGACCACATAATTATTAACCCATCATCATCACTGGTATATATGATTAATCATATACAAGGTGGTGCTAAGGTTGGTTATTTATTTGGGAGTAGTAGAGTGTATTGTGTGATTATTGCAAATTCTTTTTGGTTTTTGCAATGGGTTCGGCGAGTTTTTCCGTGTTGTCATTGTGTGTATCTGAGGCGCGTCGGAAATGGAGGAGGCAAAGTGTTATACATACATGTTGTCTCCCGCCTACCGTCCAAACTCCAATGTTTGTACAACAAGTAGGTACGGTGCATACAATGTGTGACCAAATCAGGGGGGCTATGTATGCATCAAGTCATGGTCAGCAAATACATTTCTGATTATTCCAGTATAtgtgtattttttttaaaaaaaaaatccaaggcCATTACGTCGTCCCAGCTTATATTGAAAACTTATATGAGTGTACGATGACTGGGTATACCAGTTTGACGATAATGATACATCAAGCGCAGCTAAACGTGTGGAAACATCAATTCTACCTCTACTCAACAATAATAAAACATCTAGAGGCCACCCATtgc contains:
- the LOC8055662 gene encoding expansin-B2, which codes for MAAAGAAALLALLAALVVVVTHSGASALPAVVNNHTSAARQLRGRSGGWQMAKATWYGAPYGAGPDDNGGACGFKNTNQYPFMSMTSCGNQPLFQDGQGCGACYQIRCTAKNNPACSGEVKTVMITDMNYYPVARYHFDLSGTAFGSMARPGLNDKLRHAGIIDIQFRRVACNNRGLTVNFHVQAGSNPNYLAVLVEYANKAGTVVQMDAMEANSGHWMPMRRSWGSVWRLDSYRALRGPFSMRIRSENGRTLVANNVIPANWRANTDYRSYVQFT